The Shewanella zhangzhouensis genome has a window encoding:
- the trhA gene encoding PAQR family membrane homeostasis protein TrhA has protein sequence MPSMQASSVSDPAPVNAPKNASTDAYGSASPAAYCEREELANTLSHGIGVLAALLGTAAMLYDSIGHLSLLQTLGVGLYGLSMVLLFACSTAYHWAKSPALKRKLKLFDHCAIYLLIAGTYTPFVLITLEGAGVDWVLAAIWLLALGGIGFKLLFLHRFKAFSLVLYLAMGWLCVAVLDKMIAGMTDTGFTLLLTGGLFYSLGVVFYAVKRIPFNHAIWHLFVLGGAISHFLCIYLTVIPKGQ, from the coding sequence ATGCCGTCAATGCAAGCCAGCAGCGTATCAGATCCCGCTCCCGTTAATGCTCCGAAAAATGCCTCCACGGATGCTTATGGCAGCGCCAGCCCAGCCGCTTATTGCGAGCGGGAAGAACTGGCCAATACCTTAAGCCACGGCATTGGCGTGCTGGCGGCGCTGCTTGGCACAGCGGCCATGTTGTATGACAGCATCGGCCATTTGAGTTTGCTGCAAACCTTGGGCGTTGGCCTTTATGGCCTGAGTATGGTGCTGCTGTTTGCCTGCTCTACCGCCTATCACTGGGCCAAATCACCTGCACTTAAGCGTAAACTCAAACTGTTTGACCACTGCGCCATTTATCTTTTGATTGCGGGAACTTACACACCTTTTGTACTCATTACCCTTGAAGGCGCCGGTGTCGATTGGGTACTGGCTGCTATCTGGTTACTTGCGCTTGGCGGTATTGGATTCAAGCTTCTGTTTTTACATCGCTTTAAAGCATTCAGCCTGGTGCTGTACCTTGCAATGGGCTGGTTGTGTGTGGCGGTGCTCGACAAGATGATCGCAGGCATGACCGACACCGGCTTTACCCTGCTGCTCACCGGCGGCCTGTTCTACAGCCTGGGAGTGGTGTTTTATGCGGTGAAACGCATTCCCTTTAATCATGCCATTTGGCACCTGTTTGTGCTTGGCGGCGCCATCAGTCACTTCCTGTGCATTTACCTCACGGTGATCCCCAAGGGCCAGTAA